The SAR202 cluster bacterium genome includes a window with the following:
- a CDS encoding SDR family oxidoreductase — translation MQRLLGQIAIVTGGARGIGGATARRLAEEGAKVLVADIDIDEARANVEAIRRKGCTAEAFKADVGSHADVQAMVEKAVSVWGRLDILVNNAYNPTTGGRGTIEEVSEEMWDSGMAVLVKSIFLASKYAVPHMRKAGGGSIINISSAHGLLQAPGFAVYETGKIAVIGLTKQMAMDFGPDNIRVNAVCPGHIVTERLKEFWVGKESGLKFFEDQYPLRRVGRPEEIADPIVFLCSKEASFITGVALPIDGGLTVQLQENFGVRQAHYLEGSVGTKMPY, via the coding sequence ATGCAAAGGCTTCTCGGTCAAATAGCGATAGTCACCGGAGGCGCGCGGGGGATCGGCGGCGCGACGGCCCGTCGACTGGCCGAGGAGGGCGCGAAGGTCCTCGTGGCGGATATCGACATCGACGAGGCGCGCGCCAACGTCGAAGCTATCCGGCGAAAAGGGTGTACTGCTGAAGCATTCAAGGCCGACGTCGGCTCTCACGCAGACGTCCAGGCCATGGTGGAGAAGGCTGTCTCTGTCTGGGGTCGGCTCGATATCCTGGTGAACAATGCGTACAACCCCACCACGGGCGGGCGGGGCACGATTGAAGAGGTCAGCGAGGAGATGTGGGACTCCGGCATGGCCGTGCTCGTGAAGTCAATATTCCTGGCCTCCAAGTACGCCGTGCCGCACATGCGCAAGGCCGGCGGCGGCAGCATCATCAACATATCTTCAGCCCACGGCCTTCTCCAGGCGCCGGGATTCGCGGTCTACGAAACGGGCAAGATAGCGGTGATCGGCCTCACGAAGCAGATGGCGATGGACTTCGGTCCGGACAATATTCGCGTTAATGCGGTCTGCCCCGGACATATAGTGACCGAGCGGCTGAAGGAGTTCTGGGTCGGCAAAGAGTCCGGGCTGAAATTCTTCGAGGACCAGTACCCGCTCAGAAGGGTAGGGCGGCCGGAGGAGATTGCCGACCCGATTGTGTTCCTCTGTTCGAAAGAGGCGTCTTTCATAACCGGCGTTGCACTGCCCATCGATGGCGGCCTCACAGTGCAGCTTCAGGAAAACTTTGGCGTGCGCCAGGCCCACTACCTGGAGGGCAGCGTCGGGACGAAGATGCCGTATTGA
- a CDS encoding mismatch-specific DNA-glycosylase, with protein MPDYLKPGLDVVFVGINPGEYSAKVGHYFARKTNRFWPAVNQAGLFNPPLDALHDYMALEQGIGFTDVVKRATANAAMLGVEDWRKGAPALRDRLLRYAPRIVSFNGMTGYRNYLKYGEGIDEKALQFGLQPRDIGASKVFVVPSPSPANAAYLLNDMVDWYTRLRELRDGLRK; from the coding sequence CTGCCGGACTATCTGAAGCCGGGGCTGGACGTTGTGTTCGTCGGGATCAACCCCGGGGAGTACAGCGCGAAAGTGGGACACTACTTCGCCCGTAAGACAAACCGCTTCTGGCCGGCCGTCAACCAGGCCGGCCTCTTCAACCCGCCCCTGGACGCTCTCCACGACTACATGGCGCTGGAGCAGGGGATAGGCTTCACAGATGTGGTGAAGCGCGCGACCGCGAACGCTGCCATGCTGGGCGTGGAGGACTGGCGAAAGGGAGCGCCTGCGCTGAGGGACCGGCTCCTGCGGTACGCTCCCAGGATCGTAAGCTTCAACGGCATGACCGGGTACAGGAACTACCTGAAGTATGGGGAAGGCATAGACGAGAAGGCGCTCCAGTTCGGGCTGCAGCCGCGGGACATCGGCGCTTCGAAAGTGTTTGTAGTCCCCAGTCCAAGCCCGGCCAACGCCGCGTACCTGTTGAACGACATGGTCGATTGGTATACCAGGCTCAGGGAGCTTAGAGACGGGCTTCGAAAATGA
- the thpR gene encoding RNA 2',3'-cyclic phosphodiesterase — MKSETVRTFLAIELPDEAKKALGALIDQMERVRVSSLRPVDLEGAHLTVKFLGDLTTDRIDAVSRRMSDVAGDSKPFTLRLGGVGAFPNSRSPRVLWIGIEWDTESLRTLQNRMEASLEGIGFPREVRPFHPHLTLARIGDRATPQDRRRVTEALFSADIQAGRPIRVSGISLMRSTLLPTGAHYDRIAMASFPAP; from the coding sequence ATGAAAAGCGAGACTGTAAGGACCTTCCTGGCGATTGAGCTTCCTGATGAAGCGAAGAAGGCCCTGGGCGCGCTAATCGATCAGATGGAGCGGGTCCGGGTAAGCAGCCTGCGACCTGTGGACCTGGAAGGAGCGCACCTTACCGTCAAGTTCCTTGGCGACTTGACGACGGACCGCATTGATGCTGTCAGCAGGCGCATGTCCGATGTCGCAGGCGATAGCAAGCCGTTCACATTGAGGCTGGGAGGCGTGGGGGCATTCCCGAACAGCCGCAGCCCGCGCGTGCTGTGGATCGGTATAGAATGGGATACGGAGAGCCTGCGGACGCTTCAGAACAGGATGGAGGCCTCACTGGAAGGGATCGGCTTCCCCCGCGAGGTCCGTCCATTCCATCCCCATCTTACACTCGCCCGCATCGGAGACCGGGCAACCCCTCAAGATAGGCGCCGGGTAACGGAGGCGCTCTTCTCCGCGGACATTCAGGCCGGGCGCCCAATCAGGGTGTCAGGCATTAGCCTTATGCGGAGCACTCTCCTCCCCACGGGAGCGCACTACGACAGGATCGCCATGGCCTCATTCCCGGCGCCTTGA